The Lytechinus pictus isolate F3 Inbred chromosome 10, Lp3.0, whole genome shotgun sequence genome includes a window with the following:
- the LOC129269351 gene encoding luc7-like protein 3, whose protein sequence is MNYEEEFLQYLQQIMNDVEKRIKRGHSRLALNSNRANLTAPNRGPDEEQIKILSERITSLLEQVESLGCEGRVDEAQNVMKLCDKLTMERAELQAASEEVLDTILSQEKQMEVCEVCGAFLIVGDSQTRVDDHLMGKQHMGFAKIKLTIEEIRDKRHKLITDREDKIRKEREEREKEREKEREERRKREREREKEREREREERRKEREKRERERSRRRSRSRSRDRRRRSRSRDRRRSRSRDRRRSRSRDRTRDRRRSRSSEHRHRSRSRDRRRSRSKERRRDKSRSRSRERRHSRRGSREKSSRSEERGDSRKGSRDRSRSKSPAKDTKDEENMDQAPQENQEDQKIGEEDSSKAEESMDTVDRDQATTDDGEMGEGEKKVSVNGSDEPQVQMPAF, encoded by the exons ATGAATTATGAGGAGGAGTTCTTGCAATATCTCCAACAGATCATGAATGATGTTGAGAAGAGAATCAAGAGAGGCCATTCCAGACTGGCACTCAACAGCAACAGAGCAAAT CTGACAGCTCCTAATAGAGGTCCTGATGAAGAGCAGATTAAGATCCTATCAGAACGCATCACCTCACTCCTAGAGCAGGTGGAATCCTTAGGCTGTGAAGGAAGGGTAGATGAAGCCCAAAACGTCATGAAGCTATGCGATAAACTAACCATGGAGAGGGCAGAGTTGCAAGCT GCATCAGAGGAAGTATTGGACACCATTCTTTCCCAGGAAAAGCAGATGGAAGTGTGTGAGGTTTGCGGAGCATTCCTCATCGTAGGTGACTCACAGACAAGAGTAGATGATCATCTAATGGGCAAACAACACATGGGATTTGCCAAGATCAAACTCACTATTGAAGAAATTAGG GACAAAAGGCATAAACTAATAACAGACAGGGAAGATAAaatcaggaaagaaagagaagagcgagaaaaggaaagagaaaaggagagggaagaaagaaggaaaagagaacgggaaagggaaaaggagagggaaagggagagagaagaaaggcgcaaggagagggaaaagagagagagagaaaggtcAAGGAGGCGATCAAGGTCGAGATCCCGTGATCGGAGGAGGAGGAGCAGGTCCCGCGATCGTCGCCGCAGCAGATCTCGTGATAGACGTCGTAGCCGCTCTCGGGATAGAACACGTGATAGACGAAGGAGCAGGTCAAGCGAGCATCGCCATCGAAGCCGATCAAGAGATCGTAGGAGGAGTCGTTCCAAAGAGAGGAGAAGGGATAAGTCTAGGAGTAGATCCAGGGAAAGAAGACATAGCAGAAGGGGCTCTAGAGAGAAGAGCAGTAGATCAGAAGAGAGAGGTGATAGTAG GAAAGGAAGTCGTGACCGGTCCAGGTCCAAGTCTCCTGCAAAGGATACCAAAGATGAGGAAAATATGGATCAAGCCCCACAGGAAAATCAAGAAG ACCAGAAGATCGGAGAAGAGGATTCCAGCAAGGCAGAGGAGAGTATGGATACAGTCGACCGAGACCAAGCTACCACTGATGACGGCGAGATGGGTGAGGGAGAGAAGAAGGTCAGCGTGAATGGAAGCGATGAACCCCAAGTCCAGATGCCAGCATTTTAA